The window ggttggagaccactatatattagtacttatctggttggagaccactatatattagtagctatctggttggagaccactatatattagaacttatctggttggagaccactatatattagtaGCTATCTGGTTGGAGACCATTATATATTAGTACctatctggttggagaccactatatattagtacctatctggttggagaccactatacattagTACCTATctagttggagaccactatatattagtaGTTATATGGtgggagaccactatatattagtaCTTATCTggctggagaccactatatattagtacctatctggttggagaccactatatattagtaactatctggttggagaccactatatattagtacttatctggttggagaccactatatattagtagttatctggttggagaccactatatattagtacctatctagttggagaccactatatattagtacctatatggttggagaccactatatattagtacttatctggttggagaccactatatattagtacctatctggttggagaccactatatattagtaactatctggttggagaccactacatatTAGCCCttatctggttggagaccactatatattagtaGCTATctagttggagaccactatatattagtagttatctggttggagaccactatatattagtagctatctggttggagaccactatatattagtacctatctggttggagaccactatatattagtacctatctggttggagaccactatatattagtacctatctggttggagaccactatatattagtacctatctggttggagaccactatatattagtacctatctggttggagaccactatatattagtaGCTATctagttggagaccactatatatttgtagttatctggttggagaccactatatattagtacttatctggttggagaccactatatattagtagctatctggttggagaccactatatattacAACTTATCtgattggagaccactatatattagtGCTTATCTGGTTGGAGACCATTATATATTAGTACctatctggttggagaccactatatattagtacctatctggttggagaccactatacattagTACCTATctagttggagaccactatatattagtaGTTATATGGtgggagaccactatatattagtaCTTATCTggctggagaccactatatattagtacctatctggttggagaccactatatattagtaactatctggttggagaccactatatattagtacttatctggttggagaccactatatattagtagttatctggttggagaccactatatattagtacctatctagttggagaccactatatattagtacctatatggttggagaccactatatattagtacttatctggttggagaccactatatattagtacctatctggttggagaccactatatattagtaactatctggttggagaccactacatatTAGCCCttatctggttggagaccactatatattagtaGCTATctagttggagaccactatatattagtagttatctggttggagaccactatatattagtagctatctggttggagaccactatatattagtacctatctggttggagaccactatacattagTACCTATctagttggagaccactatatattagtagctatctggctggagaccactatatattagtacctatctggttggagaccactttatATTAGTAGctatctggttggagaccactatatattagtagttatctggttggagaccactatatattagtagttatctggttggagaccactatatattagtaactatctggttggagaccactatatattagtagttatatggttggagaccactatatattagtagttatctggttggagaccactatatattagtagttatctggttggagaccactatatattagtagttatctggttggagaccactatatattagtagttatctggttggagaccactatatattagtaactatctggttggagaccactatatattagtagttatatggttggagaccactatatgttaGTAGctatctggttggagaccactattattaGTAGctatctggttggagaccactatatattagtacttatctggttggagaccactatatattagaacttatctggttggagaccactatatattagtagctatctggttggagaccactatatattagtagttatctggttggagaccactatatattagtaCTTATCTggctggagaccactatatattagtagctatctggttggagaccactatatattagtagctatctggttggagaccactatatattagtacttatctggttggagaccactatatattagtagttatctggttggagaccactatatattagtagctatctggttggagaccactatatattagtagttatctggttggagaccactatatatgagtaatctggttggagaccactatatattagtacctatctggttggagaccactatatattagtagctatctggttggagaccactatatatttgtacctatctggttagagaccactatatattagtaCCTATCTGGTTGGAGACAACTATATGTTAGTACctatctggttggagaccactatatattagtacctatctggttggagaccactatatgttaGTACctatctggttggagaccactatatattagtagctatctggttggagaccactatatattagaagttatctggttggagaccactacatatTAGTACttatctggttggagaccactatatattagtaactatgtggttggagaccactatatattagtagttatctggttggagaccactgtatattagtacttatctggttggagaccactatatattagtaactatctggttggagaccactatatattagtaACTATCTGGtgggagaccactatatattagtacctatctggttggagaccactatatattagtagttatctggttggagaccactatatattagtagttatctggttggagaccactatatattagtaGCTATCtagttggagaccactacatatTAGTACttatctggttggagaccactatatattagtaactatctggttggagaccactatatattagtacttatctggttggagaccactatatattagtaACTATCTGGtgggagaccactatatattagtagttatctggttggagaccactatatattagtacgtatctggttggagaccactatatattagtaGCTATCTAGTTGGAGACCTCTATATATTAGTAACTATCTGGTTGGAGACCATTATATATTAGTAGctatctggttggagaccactatatattagtacttatctggttggagaccactatatattagtagttatatggttagagaccactatatattagtacctatctggttggagaccactatatattagtaCTTATCTAGTTGGAGACCATTATATATTAGTAGCTATctggttagagaccactatatattagtacctatctggttggagaccactatatattagtacctatccggttggagaccactatatattagtaACTATCctattggagaccactatatattagtagctatctggttggagaccactatatattagtacctatctggttggagaccactatatattagtacctatctggttggagaccacAATATATTAGTAGctatctggttggagaccactatatattagtacctatctggttggagaccactatatattagtcatctggttggagaccactatatattagtaGTTATATGGTTGGAGACCATTATATATTAGTGCctatctggttggagaccactatatattagtagttatatggttggagaccactatatattagtaGTAATCTGGTTGGAGACCATTATATATTAGTACctatctggttggagaccactatatattagtagctatctggttggagaccactatatatgagtaatctggttggagaccactatacattagTAATCTGGTTGGAGACCATTATATATTAGTAGTTATCTGGTTGGAGACCATTATAGATTAGTACttatctggttggagaccactatatattaaTAActatctggttggagaccacAATATATTAGTACctatctggttggagaccactatatattagtacctatctggttggagaccactatacattagTACCTATCTGGTTGGACACCACTATATATTAATAActatctggttggagaccacAATATATTAGTACctatctggttggagaccactatacattagtacctatctggttggagaccactatatattaaTTACTATCTGGTTGGAGACCATTATATATTAGTACctatctggttggagaccactatattttagtagttatctgtttggagaccactatatattagtagttatctggttggagaccactatatattagtagttatatggttggagaccactatatattggtagctatctggttggagaccactaactCTATGGCCTCCATGTCCTCAAGCAGATCCCGTTCCAACTTTATGGGATCTTTATAGCAGTCACTAAAACTATAATGCAATCAGGGAACACCAGGGGCCCCATTGTACCGGCAATCATTGGGGGCTTCCCACGTCTTCATATTCTATTTCCCAGCCATACCCTTGTTTATGATGACCAACTTTGAaaactaaatattttttattctttccttaaaatttctgtctttttttcttcttggCATATCGCAACGAGCTGCATCGATCGGTAAATCTCTCCATCTTTCCCCAGATGGATAAGATTTCAAAGCCGCCCAAGGTACTGCTTATCCCATTGATCCGCTTCTCCTTCCCTTCATAGCAGAAACCATTGTCAGCAAATCTCTTCTGAATCCCTCGCGTTCCTCTGTCATCGCTTTGTCTGCTTGGCGTTTACCGACCGTTTTGTGTGAATTATTCATCCTTAATGCGGTAGTCAAGACGACCCCACACCGGTGTGTGACTGGTCCTCTAAGGTCCACTATATCCCACAGATGACGGTCTGCCAAGGCTAATGCagtcgcttaaaggggtactctgcccctagatatcttattccctatccaaagcataggggataagaggactgatcgtttagagcgtcgggtgcagcgctggaggctcgtgacgtcacggccacgccccgctcgtgatgttacagccatgccccctcaatgtaaatctatgggagggccccccctcccatagacttgcattgaggggacgtgaccatgatgtcacgagtggggcgtggccgtgacctcatgtcacgagcctccgccccgcatcgatagtcatccggcacagagtgatgttcgctccgtgcaccagatgtctggggtgccgcagccgagatcgccctggtccccagcggtgggaccccgtgatcagacatcttatcccctatcctttgcataggggataagatgtctaggggtggagtatccctttaagaacatCTATAGTGAAGACACCTTCTTCGTCCCTGTATTGTCAGTATAGACAGTGCAACAGGGCAGAAGGGGCGGTCGCTTTATGGCAGCTGCAATAACTAGCCCCTCCCCCCGATGAAAAAGTGATGAAGAGCTCCATACTGAAGcttgtcagtgtatatacagtagcatATAATGTTTTAATCTTGCTATCTCTAGATCTTAGACAGTACGATAGAGTGGTCAATAACTTGCATACCGTCTAATGACAGCGAGATGACTCTTCTCACTCAGTCCTAGTCCATACAGAAAAGCTGACAAGTGAGCAAACGGATATGTTAACCTAGAAGCTCTAGTGGCCAgtgtgaaaactgcaagatttcaagattttttttaatttttttgtggatAGTAGTGGGGGTAACTTTTCTTCTTTCCATAGTCTTATTGTTATGTTGACCTACATACTCTCCTAATGTTCTGGTGTCATTATCAAGGCTTCATAAGGCTTCACCGTGAGCTGTATGGAAATACAAGCAGCCTTTGCAGCAATGTACTGCAAAGCCACAGATATTCCATTTGCTGCCATATGGTTCTCTTTGGGGCGCTCTACCATGAGGTTCATTTTCCCTAATGTAAAATGGGGCGTCCAATGAAAGATCCCATAGAATCATTGGCATACAGCGGTAGAGTTGGACCAATGGAAGACTATGCGTACCATATTATGGATGTTTGCAACTTCAAGGTTAGAAAGATCCATAATACGACCATGTGTATGAGCCCATAAGAGGAGATTTCTcataacctgtgtagagaaagagtggtgcagttgcccatggcaaccaatcagattgccatgggcaatctgattggctgccatgggcaactgcaccactcttcctccataGTCTTGGCTTCTGTCAGTCTATTCATAGATCAGTAGGCCCGGGATTTACAATGGTGGATGAGGGACTCTGTCCACCATGAATTCATGACAATTCCAATAGGTGGCCACCAGGGGCATAGGTAAACTCTAAAGATACCTGGGGCACCAAAAGGAACTGGTGAAGGAGAggcagggatgtgcacagacattttagggggcaggggctgaactgaaaaaaagggcacttcccaTAATTATTTACATAAATGTCCACATAATAATGCCAGCCTGCCCAGAGCACTTTTAAGAGTAAcattaaaagggcaggggctcaagcccctttctagtcaacctgttcACGTCCCAGGGGAGAGgatgtacggtatatatatatatatatatatatatatatacaaatacaatAATTTGGTGAATATTTATACCCAGATACCTAGGAAATGACCCAGGTTAGGAGCCCCTGGTTCCCGTTTTTGGCAATTCCActgtaacaaatttttttttttgcaacaatgGAATCAGTGGGAATTCCGATGACCGGTACCCAAGGGGGTGAAGCACCATTGAATCACCATCATTCTGGGGATTTCTGCCTTAGTATGTGATAGAATGAAAGCAATACTTCACACACAAAAGCGCTCACTCTTCAATCTACAAGGCGTTGAGCCGAGACCATCAAACAGAACAGGACAGCAATTAGACGGCGCCTTTAATTATTCATTTTAATTAAATTTCCATTTTTGAACCCAGCATGGGGCGGCGAAGCGCTGGAGCAAGCACAAGACATAGGAAAGCTCGTATAGTGTTATCTTGCAACCTCAGCTCTCAGCGTAGATTTTTATTAACCTCGATTATCCTTCGAGCAAGACAGGTGGGGTTGTTTATTAAAAATGTGGCCCTATTAATATCATGTGCCCTAAAAAGTTAACATTTCAGAAGCTTTCATGTCAGATATTAATAATATACCGCTGGGTAGAATTCTTCAGGAGCTTGGCAGAAGATGACTCGGGCACAGGCTGAAGCACCGGGGTTGGACACAGGCtgaagtaccggggctggtcagGTCATGGATGGGGTATAGATGGGTGGGCTACAAGATATAAAAAGCTTTGTTAGATTAGGAATCATGGcagataaattaaaggggtactcttctggaaaatatgtttttaaatcaactggtgccagaaagttaaacagctttgtaaatgacttctatttaaaaatcgtaatccttccagtacttatcagcttctgtatgttgcgcaggaagttattttcttttagaatttcctttttgtctgaccacagtgctctctgctgacacctctgtccatgtcaggaactgtccagagtacgagcaaatccccatagcaaacctctcctgctctggacatttcctaaaatggacagaggtgtcagcagagagcactgtggtcagacagaaaggaaagtaaaaaaggaaagaacttcctgtgcaacatatagcagctgataagtactggaaggattaagatttttaaatagaagtaatttacaaatctgtttaactttctggcaccagttgatttaaaaaataatgttttccagaggagtacccctttaaggagataggATTGGTGGTTGGATGCTTGGGGATTAAAAATGGAGGTCAACCTCCGATACAGGGCCTCCATTCCGGTCCTGGCTCAGCTATGCTAGAACGCGTTTCGTACCCAACATCAGAGCCGTAGCTGCCATGAGGCAACTGAGGCAGTTGCCAAGGCGCAGCTGCGGCCTCTGTAAAGGGGATGTGCTCCCCACTTCTTTTTTTACCTCCCAGGCAGCCGCTGCGGCGTTCAGCCCTTTAAGAGTACCGCGGGCAGTGGCATTGCCAGGGAGGTGTGGAGGTACACGCAGTACAGTGAATGGCAGAGCTCCCCGCTCTGCCAATCACTGTCCCATAGTCTGCAGGCTCTTCAGTGTTGCAGCCTATATGAGCCTCTGCAACGCGACCCCCGGCAGTCCGGCACattgatgtgacgtcatcgcgccagcTGCGGACTCCCGATacaggaatataggtgcactactgtgttggatgtattgtattattctaattgttacacatccacaccgtctatctggtgtaggattctattgtggcacttgtagtccactgcaggcatcctccattgtatgcattttctatgctggggatcgcccctagtaacggaccacaagggcaggatctgctcccccagtataaatgcacaactgcatttggggttgagcacctccagccatttgagaccacgttttttgttgtttatctGAGGACTCCCGACGCTgcggctcataggctgcagtgCTGGAAGAGAGAGCTCTGTCCATGGCTGGAACCAGGACTTGGTAAggattgttgttatttttttttctatttgagcATAGGTACATGGGCATATTCATACATCGGGGCACAGAGAGGCATATTTATACAGAGGGGCATATGTATACAGAGGGGCATATGTATACAGAGGGGCATATTTATACATGTGGGCACAGAGGGGCATATTTAtacatggggcacagaggggcataTTTATACAGAGGGGCATATGTATACAGAGGGGCATATTTATACATAGGGGCATTTGTATACAGAGGGGCATATTTATACATGGGGGTACAGAGGGGCATATTTATACAGAGGGGCATATGTATACAGAGAGGCATATTTatacatgggggcacagaggggaatatttatacatgggggcacagaggggcataTTTATACAGAGGGGCATATGTATACAGAGAGGCATATTTATACATGGGGCACAGAGAGGCATATTTAtacatggggcacagaggggcataTTTATACAGAGGGGCATATGTATACAGAGAGGCATATTTATACAGAGGGCACAGAGAGGCATATTTAtacatggggcacagaggggcataTTTATACAGAGGGGCATATGTATACAGAGAGGCATATTTAtacatggggcacagaggggcataTTTATACATGGGACACAGAGGGGCATATTTATACATAAGGGGACACATAGGGGCATTTTTATACAGAGGGGCATATTTATACAGAGGGGCATTTTTATACAGAGGGGCATATTTATacatgggagcacagaggggcaTATTTATACATAAGGGGACACATAGGGACATTTTTATACAGAGGGGCATATTTatacatgggggcacagaggggcataTTTacacatgggggcacagaggggcataTGTATACAGAGGGGCATATTTacacatgggggcacagaggggcatatttatacatgggggcacagaggggcatatttatacatgggggcacagaggggcataTTTATACAGAGGGGCATATTTATACAGAGGGGCATATTTATACATGTGGGCACAGAGGGGCATATTTatacatgggggcacagaggggcataTTTATACAGAGGGGCATATTTATACAGAGGGGCATATTTatacatgggggcacagaggggaatatttatacatgggggcacagaggggcataTTTATACAGAGGGGCATATTTATACAGAGGGGCACATTTATACAGAGGGGCATATTTatacatgggggcacagaggggcatatttatacatgggggcacagaggggcataTTTATACAGAGGGGCATATGTATACAGAGGGGCATATTTATACATGGGAGCACAGATGGGCATTTTTATACATAAGGGGACACATAGGGGCATTTTTATACAGAGGGGCATATTAATAcatggggggctgcacagagatcgcgggggtccccagtggcggaacccctgcgatcatacatcttatcccatatcctttgaataggggataaggggggagattcattaaaacctgtgctgagaaaaagttgaccagttgcccatagcaaccaatcagatatctcctttcctttttgaaaaggcctgtgaaaaatgaaagaagccatctgattggttgctatgggcaactggtcaactttttcacAGCACCggttttaatgaatctcccccaagatgtataaagctggaaaatacccctttaaggggtaaatatagaagttcatataaaatccactgaaatatatatatacagcggtccctcaagttacaatattaattggttccaggacgaccattgtatgttgaaaccattgtatgttgagaccttaactctatggaaacctggtaattggttctaaaggcaccaaaatgtcatccaaaaataggaaaaagtgaggattaaagaaaaataagtagataactaatatagataaagcaaatccttccatataaaagtaataaagatctgctgggagcggtaatcactgtctatgtcagtgtttcccaagcagggagcctccagctgttgcaaaactacaactcccagcatgcctggacagccaaaggctgtccgggcatgctgggagttgtagttttgcaacagctggggccaccctgcttgggaaacactggtctatgtggaggacaggagcttcttcagggtcctgtaagtaaaaaagtaatggagtcgccctcacctggtgtccaaaggagcagctaaccctggtacaggtaaagtgtacagaacatgtaatacctccctgtactgtagggggcgctaccagacaccagtcagtgcatacacttcagtaatacaggtaaagtgtacagaacatgtaatacctccctgtcttgtagggggcgctaccaggcaccagtcagtgcatacacttcagtaatacaggtaaagagtacagaacatgtaatatctccctgtactgtagggggcgctaccagacaccagtcagtgcatgcacttcagtaatacaggtaaagtgtacagaacatgtaatacctccctgtactgtagggggcgctaccaggcaccagtcagtgcatgcacttcagtaatacaggtaaagtgtacagaacatgtcatatctccctgtactgtagggggcgctaccaggcaccagtcagtgcatgcacttcagtaatacaggtaaagtgtacagaacatgtcatatctccctgtactgtagggggcgctaccaggcaccagtcagtgcatgcacttcagtaatacaggtaaagagtacagaacatgtaatatatccctgtactgtagggggcgctaccagacaccagtcagtgcatgcacttcagtaatacaggtaaagagtacagaacatgtaatacctccctgtactgtagggggtgctaccagacaccagtcagtgcatgcacttcagtaatacaggtaaagagtacagaacatgtaatacctccctgtactgtagggggcgctaccagacaccagtcagtgcatgcacttcagtaatacagataaagtgtacagaacatgtaatacctccctgtactgtagggggcgctaccagacaccagtcagtgcatgcacttcagtaatacagggttttttaccagtgaatgcccattttgattggtcggttcttccggccattgacacgtttcacagatctggactgtccgtaacattgtatgttgagtctggtttcaacttacgatggtccggaaaagaccattgtatgttgaaactattgtatgttgaggccattgtaagttgagggatcactgtatacaaaaaaaaaatctgtaaaaaatgtTTGAACGTTTATGGGTTCAGTTCTTGCAGTTCTCTTTGGCCCggagccctgggaggagctgtAACAATGTTAGTCGTACGTCTGTTCGGGCTCCAGGCTGTAAATATGGTTTTCCTCAGGAAATCTCATtacatggggaagagaggggggggcatACTTGCTTTCTGTAGGAACAACAGCTCTTACTCTTTGACAACATGGAGTGACGCACTTATTAAGCTTGGTCCGGCCCTGCCAGGAATGCCTCCGTCACAGTgacccacatccccccccccttgttgctCAAGTCTTAAACTCGCTCTGCGGCCTCAGTTTACGTAACTTCAGTCCGCCCACGGATATTTAACCAGGAAGAAACTTTTCTCGCCTCCAAACTTCTTTTCAGCCATGGCTTATGCCGACCTGAGGGACGACCTGCAATGCTCCATCTGTCTGAACATTTTTACGGACCCCGTCACCCTGAGGTGCGGACACAACTTTTGCCACGTCTGTATTGATCAGATGATGGACACGCAGGACGGGTCTGGGACTTACTGCTGTCCTGAATGCAGGGACAAGTTTCGGGAGCGGCCGGCCGTGCAGAAGAACATAACTCTGTGCAAGATCGTGAGGGGATTCCTGCATCGTGAGTCGGGTCAAGAGGCCGACGGGATCTTCTGCACGAGCTGCGTGGACTCTCCGGTAACTGCTGTGAAGTCCTGTCTGCACTGTGAGGTTTCTCTATGTGATGATCACCTGAAAGTCCACAGCAAGTCACCAGAACACGTCCTATCTGAACCCAGCGCGTCCCTGGAGGACCATAAATGCCCCATCCATAAGAAGATCCTGGAGTATTTTTGCACTGAGGATGACACCTGCGTTTGTATGTCCTGCAGTTTGGTGGGAGAACATCGGGGACACCGGGTAGAGAACCTGCTTGAGGCCtccgagaagaagaagaagaaactgAGAAACGCTCTGCAGAAATTGACTCCAAGGATGCAGGACCTGGAGTTAAAACGGAACGAGTTGTCCTGTAAGATCAGGCACATCGAGGAGCTGTGCACCTCAAACAACCCCGTGACCGTCTTACATGGACTAGATATGTGGGACCTGTGTGAtcccgaggaggaggaggaggatgagtacAAGGGGGAACCGGACATAAATGTGGCCATTATTACCGGGACTGTTCATGAGGAGCTTTTGCCTTTTTTAATCTCCAAAAACGGAATTGTTCACCCTCTGGAGCACTCCAACATGTTACTGGATATAGAAACAGCTTCCAATGAGCTCTACATACCGAGGGACCTGAAGAGCGCAACCAGGACATTTACTGACCAGAATCGGCCGTACGGGTTCAAGAGGTTCATGCATTATCAGGTTTTGAGTATGGAGAGTTTTTCCTCAGGGCGACATTACTGGGATGTGGACGTCAGCGGATCATGTGTGTGGATGGTGGGGATGTGTTATCCCAGTATAGGGAGGGGTGGGACTAATTCCATCATTGGAAGCAATAACAAGTCCTGGGGCCTACATGGTTATAAGGGGAATAGTAAGCATACAGTCAGACACAACGATAAGGTCATCCAGTTACCCCGTCTCATCTCCCTTGATAGAG is drawn from Hyla sarda isolate aHylSar1 chromosome 4, aHylSar1.hap1, whole genome shotgun sequence and contains these coding sequences:
- the LOC130267621 gene encoding tripartite motif-containing protein 75-like gives rise to the protein MAYADLRDDLQCSICLNIFTDPVTLRCGHNFCHVCIDQMMDTQDGSGTYCCPECRDKFRERPAVQKNITLCKIVRGFLHRESGQEADGIFCTSCVDSPVTAVKSCLHCEVSLCDDHLKVHSKSPEHVLSEPSASLEDHKCPIHKKILEYFCTEDDTCVCMSCSLVGEHRGHRVENLLEASEKKKKKLRNALQKLTPRMQDLELKRNELSCKIRHIEELCTSNNPVTVLHGLDMWDLCDPEEEEEDEYKGEPDINVAIITGTVHEELLPFLISKNGIVHPLEHSNMLLDIETASNELYIPRDLKSATRTFTDQNRPYGFKRFMHYQVLSMESFSSGRHYWDVDVSGSCVWMVGMCYPSIGRGGTNSIIGSNNKSWGLHGYKGNSKHTVRHNDKVIQLPRLISLDRVRIYLDYEAGLLSFYQLCDPTRHLYTFTATFTEPLRGILCVGNGTVKILS